The DNA sequence GATATCAACTCCTGCTTTTTCCCTGCCAGGCCTGGGAGATGCTGTGAGAGGCCAGTGTCTGCCATGATTTTCAGCGCCATAAAGCTGTTTTCGCCCGCAAGCAGCTTTTCAAATTCTGCCAGCTTTCTTTCAACCGCAATCTTCTCAAGAAGATAAGCTTCAGAAACCAGCGCCTCATAAGTCTCTCCATCTATTTGGAATGAAAGCTGGCTGGCAAAACGCACGGCTCTCATCATCCTTAAAGCATCTTCGTAAAATCGCTCCAGCGGATTTCCAACGGTGGCAATCCTTTTGCTGCGGATATCCTCCTGTCCCCCGAAAGGATCAATGATGCGGCCGTCCTTTGACATCGCCATGCTGTTCATTCTGAAGTCCCTGCGTTTAAGATCCTCATCGAGGGAACGGATAAAGTCCACTTTAGACGGCCTGCGGAAATCTTCATAATCCGACTCAGACCGGAAAGTGGTGACTTCATAGCTATCCCCATCATAAAGAACTATGACCGTACCATGCTCTATACCGACATCCGCTGTTCTGGGAAAAATGCCTTTGATTTCCATCGGAGTGGCCGAAGTGGCTATGTCCACGTCGGAAATATCCTTGCCGAGCAGATAATCCCTGACAGATCCGCCTACAAAGTAAGCCTCATACCCGGCAGTTTCGATCTTTTCCAATACAGGTGCCGCTTTTAAAAAAACCGGATTCATATTATCCCTCATTTAACATATCAAAATAAAGCCTCTCATACTCGCTGACTATTTGTTCGGCGCTGAACTTTTCTCTCGCAGTCTGTACTGCACGATGTGAGAAGCTTGTGTGCTTATCAGCATCAGCCAGCAGGCCTGCCGCTTTTTCCGCCATGCTCCCTATATCCCCAAGCTTGCAGATATATCCTGTCTCGCCGTCAGAAATCACTTCCGGGATCCCGCCGATATTGGTCCCTATGCAGGGAACACCGCACGCCATGGCCTCAAGCGCAACCAGGCCGAAGCTTTCTTTTTCAGAAAGGAGGAGCATCAGGTCGCTGATGGAATAAAGCTCTTCCACTTTATCCTGCTTCCCCAGAAACAGTACCTTCTCCTTCAGCCCGAGCTCTTTGACCAGCTTGCATACATTGGACATTTCCGGGCCGTCGCCGACGAGGAGAAGCTTTGCAGGCATCTCCGACTCTATCCTGGCAAACACCTTTACAACATCCTGCACCCTTTTGACCGCACGGAAATTGGAAACATGGATGACCGTTTTTTCATCCTCGGTGATCCCATATTCTTTTTTCAGATGATCAGAGCCAGTTTTCTGATATACTCTATGGTCTATGAAATTATAGACCGCCTGAATTTCTTTTTCAGGGTGTATCAATTCATTTGTTTGTGATATAAGAGATTTGGAAACAGCTGTCACCCTGTCAGACTTCTCGATTCCAAAGCGGATGCTGTCTTTCAATGACGGCTCATAACCAAGGACGGTGATATCTGTTCCATGAAGGGTAGTGGCAATCTTCACATCGCGCCCGCTCATCTGCTTGGCAAGGATTGCACATACGGCATGGGGAACAGCATAGTGTACATGCATGAGATCAAGCTTTTCTCTGTTAATCACCTCAGCCATTTTGCTGGCGAGGGCAATATCATAAGGCGGATACTGGAAAACAGAATACTGGCTCACTTCCACCTGGTGATAAAATATATTATGATACATCCGATTCAGCCTGAAAGGGAGGCTGGAAGAAATAAAATGTATTTCGTGCCCTCTTTCGGCGAGGAGCTTTCCAAGCTCTGTAGCGACGACCCCTGATCCACCGACTGTCGGATAACAGGTGATCCCGATTTTTAGTTTTCTTGTCATGCTTCTCCACCCAATAAATCTTTATGTATTAGTACCGGCTTTTTAGACATGAAGCCTTCAGCGTATTTGACTCCCGCTTCTCTCCCATAAAGCCTTTCCCTTGCTTCTACATTTTCGATATAGCCATTTACAAGCGGAGTGTCTGCTGAATCCTCCGTCCTGACAAACTGGCTCTCATACGCCCTCAGGCCCGCAAGCTTTTTGTCCATATAATCTGACACATCAATGATAAAATCAGGCTGATGGAAGCCGTTGATCATATAGAAATGAAGCCCGTTTACTTTGTGCGGGGCTAATCCGCTTTCAGGGTCCGCCCTGCGGATGCCTGCTGAAAATGCGGCTTCTTCTACAATTTTTGCACAGTTTCCGTGATCCGGATGCCTGTCTTCAAAATATGGCGCAAAGATGACTGATGGCCTGTATGTCCTGATCATCCTCGCGACAGCGGTAATAGCCTGTTCATTCAGCAGCAGCCCCCGGTCAGGCAGTCCAAGGTT is a window from the Bacillus infantis NRRL B-14911 genome containing:
- the bshA gene encoding N-acetyl-alpha-D-glucosaminyl L-malate synthase BshA, with protein sequence MTRKLKIGITCYPTVGGSGVVATELGKLLAERGHEIHFISSSLPFRLNRMYHNIFYHQVEVSQYSVFQYPPYDIALASKMAEVINREKLDLMHVHYAVPHAVCAILAKQMSGRDVKIATTLHGTDITVLGYEPSLKDSIRFGIEKSDRVTAVSKSLISQTNELIHPEKEIQAVYNFIDHRVYQKTGSDHLKKEYGITEDEKTVIHVSNFRAVKRVQDVVKVFARIESEMPAKLLLVGDGPEMSNVCKLVKELGLKEKVLFLGKQDKVEELYSISDLMLLLSEKESFGLVALEAMACGVPCIGTNIGGIPEVISDGETGYICKLGDIGSMAEKAAGLLADADKHTSFSHRAVQTAREKFSAEQIVSEYERLYFDMLNEG
- the bshB1 gene encoding bacillithiol biosynthesis deacetylase BshB1 — translated: MIGEKLDILAFGAHSDDVEIGMGGTLAKYAAEGKKIGICDLTGAELSSNGTVETRKKEAERAAAILGVSVRENLGLPDRGLLLNEQAITAVARMIRTYRPSVIFAPYFEDRHPDHGNCAKIVEEAAFSAGIRRADPESGLAPHKVNGLHFYMINGFHQPDFIIDVSDYMDKKLAGLRAYESQFVRTEDSADTPLVNGYIENVEARERLYGREAGVKYAEGFMSKKPVLIHKDLLGGEA
- a CDS encoding CCA tRNA nucleotidyltransferase, whose product is MNPVFLKAAPVLEKIETAGYEAYFVGGSVRDYLLGKDISDVDIATSATPMEIKGIFPRTADVGIEHGTVIVLYDGDSYEVTTFRSESDYEDFRRPSKVDFIRSLDEDLKRRDFRMNSMAMSKDGRIIDPFGGQEDIRSKRIATVGNPLERFYEDALRMMRAVRFASQLSFQIDGETYEALVSEAYLLEKIAVERKLAEFEKLLAGENSFMALKIMADTGLSQHLPGLAGKKQELISFAGRLDSGLLSEERWALLSAGLGHDFKTAESFLRSWKMPVKKIRQIGKILYWLQYRSVQNWTLESVYKAGAEAARNAERVLAATGDDSADEEVPVRLYASLPIRSTKELDVTGNDLIQWFNKPGGPWVKELLGQVENSIISGHLANKKEEIRGWLECNQS